Within the Butyrivibrio sp. AE3004 genome, the region CCGGAAGGCTGCTGAAGAAGTCATTATTTCCCTTCACAATGCGCATAGGAGCCCCGGCAAGCTGCTGCATCTGCGTCTCGCTACCTTCTGTATCGCCGCAGTGGATCACAAGGCTTACAGGGCTTTCCTTTTCAAGAACTCTGTAAAAATTTTCATCTTTTCTGTGAGTATCACTGACTACTAATATCTTATGCATTGAAAGAACCTCTCAACTTTTCTTCCATCATTCTGAGTGCCTTGCCTCTGTGACTTATGGCATTCTTTTCATCAGGTGATATCTCTGCCGAAGTCTTGCCATATTCGGGCAAAAAGAATATTGGATCATATCCAAAACCATTTTCTCCGGCAATCTCATGTCCGATAATTCCTTCCATAGTTGCCTTCACAACATATTCACTTCCGTCAGATAAAACGGCACCGATTGCACATACGAATCTGGCTGTACGCTTTTCATCTGGCACTCCTTCGAGTTTTTTAAGGATCTGAGTGTTCTTTTCTGAATAAGGTGTGTCATGTCCCAAATATCTGGCAGAATAAATTCCGGGCGCTTTATCAAGATAATCAATTTCAAGTCCCGAATCATCAGCCATGATGCAAAAATCGGTCATGCCCTTTTCTCTGCAATAAGACGCCACCGCTCTTGCCTTAATCATAGAATTTTCTTCGAATGTACTGCCATCCTCAACAATATCAATGTCAATCCCCTCATCCTTCATTGAATTGATCTCTGAAGTAAGTCCTCCGAGGATTTCCCTGATTTCACGCATTTTGTTGTTATTTCCTGTAGCAAAAATAATCTTCATTTGGCTTTAAATCTCCTCATATGTAAACACAAGTTTTATCTTTCTCATACCGGTCTGTTGCCTGTGAATCCGTTTTACTGCTGTATATCAGGCACAGATTCATCCCCCGAAGGTTCCAAAGTCTCAAAGGATGCCCTTATTCCATTTGCAATACCTACCGCACAGCTTTCTAAATAACTGTCTTTTTCAAGATTGTCATGGTCAACTCTATTGTTTATATTTCCAAGTGTAACAAGTGCAGAGGGTATAACAGATGCGGAAAGCTTAGCATTGTCCTCCCCTGCAGCCGCAAGTCCAAGAGCATTGTTTCCGGCGGATGAAACTGTGTATCTCTCGAGCATATCCGCCAGCTGAACATTTCCGAACTGTCTTATAAAAAATCTGTCATTGTAGTATGTTCTGATTCCCGAATCGCTCTCTGTGGTTTCATCAACTCCAAGTTGTATATAAAAATCCGCATTTGCCTCATTTATCAGTGCAAACGTCTCATTAACTCCTGCCTGTTTATCGTCCAGTGTTGTAAAAAATATTTTTATATTTTCTTCGCTGCTAAAAGCGCTTTTAAGATATGGCAGCAGTTCAAGCCCAACTTCATCTATCGGATCTATTATCACAACCTTCTCATTTTCATAATCAGGCTGATTAAAGTTAACAACTATTTCCCTGTCTCCGAGCGAAGTGCTGGTTTCATATAATCCGTCAAGCTTAAAACCAAGGCACACCATTCCCTTATCATTAAGAGGTGAAAATGTTCCGCTCTCTATACATTCCAGGTCAGAAATAACATTGTTATTCCTGTAAAAATCTGGAGTTTCCCCTCGAATATATAATTCAAACTGATGTATTCCATGCTTTTCCACAAACTGAATGTCCTCGGATGTAACTCCGCTCTCAAGAGGAATAACAAGGTTTCCTTTACCCTTTGAATCCGTTGGTTCCATGATTTTAAGCTCATATTGTCTGTTATTCTCAGCACCGGATTTATATGCATCTCCGGCTTCAGCGATAAGCACATTCTTGGTGGCCGCCCTGAAAAACATAACGCTCAGCGACAGCAACACAAAAACAACGGTCATGATCGCTGTTTTTTTGAGTCTTTCTTCAATCATTATTCAAATTCCTTCTAGGCGGTTTAGGTCCCATATACTGATAAAAATATGTCTTTATCATTCCGTTATAAATCTTTCGATTCTTATCCGCCTTTTTACCTATATCACG harbors:
- the rdgB gene encoding RdgB/HAM1 family non-canonical purine NTP pyrophosphatase, coding for MKIIFATGNNNKMREIREILGGLTSEINSMKDEGIDIDIVEDGSTFEENSMIKARAVASYCREKGMTDFCIMADDSGLEIDYLDKAPGIYSARYLGHDTPYSEKNTQILKKLEGVPDEKRTARFVCAIGAVLSDGSEYVVKATMEGIIGHEIAGENGFGYDPIFFLPEYGKTSAEISPDEKNAISHRGKALRMMEEKLRGSFNA
- a CDS encoding N-acetylmuramoyl-L-alanine amidase yields the protein MIEERLKKTAIMTVVFVLLSLSVMFFRAATKNVLIAEAGDAYKSGAENNRQYELKIMEPTDSKGKGNLVIPLESGVTSEDIQFVEKHGIHQFELYIRGETPDFYRNNNVISDLECIESGTFSPLNDKGMVCLGFKLDGLYETSTSLGDREIVVNFNQPDYENEKVVIIDPIDEVGLELLPYLKSAFSSEENIKIFFTTLDDKQAGVNETFALINEANADFYIQLGVDETTESDSGIRTYYNDRFFIRQFGNVQLADMLERYTVSSAGNNALGLAAAGEDNAKLSASVIPSALVTLGNINNRVDHDNLEKDSYLESCAVGIANGIRASFETLEPSGDESVPDIQQ